The following nucleotide sequence is from Podospora bellae-mahoneyi strain CBS 112042 chromosome 1 map unlocalized CBS112042p_1, whole genome shotgun sequence.
CCGGAGGAGTACATGTTTTGCGTTTATGTCTTGCCCACGGGGGTTTACCACGGGACTCACCCTGTCAGGGCGCTGATTATGGATGAGTTTGACCGGGCTGCCCCGAATGGGACGGGGAGCGCCAAGGTGGGGGGGAACTATGCTCCTGTGCTGCGGTGGAGTGATAAGGctcggggggaggggtatggCATCACGCTGCATTTGGACAGCAAGAGGcacgaggaggtggatgagtttTCTACGAGTGGGTTTATTGgggttttgagggaggggggcaaGGTGACGCTGGTGGTGCCGGATAGTAGGGCGGTGATTGACAGTGTTACTAGTCTGAGTGTGCAGGAGATTGGGAGGGAttttggttggggggtggagaagagggcggTAGGTTCTTCATTGTGGTGAACACGAAGGCAAATGGCTAACGGCGATGGGTTGTGACAGATCAAGTATGACGAGCTGCCCAAGTTCTCAGAGGTGCTGGCTGCGGGCACGGCAGCTGCTCTTGTGCCCATCCGGTCGATCACCAAACGTGACAGCAACCGGCTTGCGGGACAGGCTCGCGTGTCTAGCAGCAATGGCGCGGAGACTGTTACGTACATTCCCGAGGGTATCGAGGAGCCAGGCGAGATCTGCACCAAGCTTCTCGAGCAACTTAAGGGTATCCAGCTCGGCAAGATCGAGGACAAGTTTGGCTGGCGGTTCGAGGTCACGGAGCAGGATGGCAAGAGCGTTGTCGGCGCGAGTGACTCGGGTGGCGCTGCGGATGCTGATTCTGTGGACCAGCTTGACTAGGAAGTTTCGTTTTTTGGACCATGGGACTTGTGATCCGAGTGTTGTCACTTGGACGATGGTGTAGTGTAGGAGGTATCCTGGGCCGCGGTGCATTACCCGAGGCTCACCATCTTTATTACCTTACGGAGTTGTTGTCGGGATAAACAAAAACAGGGTTAAACAAGAGATGTCActaacaaaaaaaaaaagtcccGCACTTTTCTCGAGCTCAGACAAGTCCCCGCTGTGAAACCTTTGCATATTCGATCTTTGCACTGCCACAATGTCGGCTCCAAAACCCCTCACTATCGTGACCTGCTTGTCCGGAGTGTGTTACAGGTCTTGGCGcatgggaaggaaggggacATTACCGCGGGATTTGCATTCTGTAATGGCATtccttgggtggtggaaaggcaTCTGGCGGGATGCTGTTTTGAGGATAGAGGAGGTGGGCTCAATCAGGATCGACTCTGTTGTGGAACCCCTGGATGTGATGGCACCATTGGGGAtagaaggaggggggttgtttgcgAGCTGAGGGATATGGGGGAAGCATAGTTACTGCTCTGTTGCTGCATTTGCCCATGCCGTGAGATGGATGTTGGAGGTCAGAAAGAGGCCATGTCCGAGGTTGCACTGTCGCTCTTTATTCCATGAATCTTCGATCATTACATTTCGAGTCACCATAGCGTTTTCTCTTTAAAGACCACACTCTCGCTCGTTCAGTGACGCGCGCTCTTGCTGCTTGGTGATCCTGAATTCAACTCCCTCCCGCACTCTGCTGTCGACGGTCAAAACAAGAAACCCGAAGGAATCCAAGCCATCACCTGTCGTCTCTCCAAAAAGATCCCAGCCCAAATCCCCGACTTGGCACATACTCGGAACGCTGCCGCGGTGGGCGGCCTCCGGGAGTAAAAGAGGCATGTGCCCCTGCCAACCCTTCCTGGGTCTTTGGGAACAAACCCGGAGGACTGGGTTGTCATTGAATGGTGCAAGGGTTCTGCTTGGCAATCAGGTTCTGGGCTTGGGTGGAGCGAGCCAGAAAGCTTAGGGCTTGCCAAGAGCGATGCCAAGGTCAGCTTGGCAACCGTGGGGTTTGGAACAAGacatggcggtggtggaatTTTGATGTCTTCATCCGAAGTggattgatgatgggaggggatgatgggttggtgaggtcattgagggagggggaagatgtGTGTTATCGGGAGAGTTTGAAGCTCTGAAGTGAAGTGTCGGTTAGAGTTGGGCCGTTTGCTGAAAGGCATGGGGATCTTATCAGACCATGTTGTCTTACACACCTCATTTTCTGGCTCTCAACTCATTCTGGGATGGTTGTGAGGTTGGacttttgggttttggtgaGTTAGACTGGGAGACGGTCGGCCTCTTACATTTCACTGTCTATGATGGGCCAGTCCGTGGACTTCGTGTTCGAAGTGGACGCCTTA
It contains:
- a CDS encoding uncharacterized protein (COG:E; EggNog:ENOG503P0A5), producing the protein MASKFPPPPVNTIDWSNVGFKVREVNGHIESHYSVKTGQWSPLQFVTDPYIRLHGMAPALNYGQQAYEGLKAFRLPGNNKIAIFRPDRNAARLQHSAEFISVPPVPVDLFIAAVKAAVALNAEFVPPHETGAAMYIRPQVYGSSAQLGLTPPEEYMFCVYVLPTGVYHGTHPVRALIMDEFDRAAPNGTGSAKVGGNYAPVLRWSDKARGEGYGITLHLDSKRHEEVDEFSTSGFIGVLREGGKVTLVVPDSRAVIDSVTSLSVQEIGRDFGWGVEKRAIKYDELPKFSEVLAAGTAAALVPIRSITKRDSNRLAGQARVSSSNGAETVTYIPEGIEEPGEICTKLLEQLKGIQLGKIEDKFGWRFEVTEQDGKSVVGASDSGGAADADSVDQLD